One part of the Arabidopsis thaliana chromosome 4, partial sequence genome encodes these proteins:
- the FRS1 gene encoding FAR1-related sequence 1 (FAR1-related sequence 1 (FRS1); FUNCTIONS IN: zinc ion binding; INVOLVED IN: response to red or far red light; LOCATED IN: cellular_component unknown; CONTAINS InterPro DOMAIN/s: MULE transposase, conserved domain (InterPro:IPR018289), Transcription factor, FAR1-related (InterPro:IPR004330), Zinc finger, PMZ-type (InterPro:IPR006564), Zinc finger, SWIM-type (InterPro:IPR007527); BEST Arabidopsis thaliana protein match is: far-red elongated hypocotyls 3 (TAIR:AT3G22170.2); Has 1641 Blast hits to 1185 proteins in 41 species: Archae - 0; Bacteria - 0; Metazoa - 4; Fungi - 8; Plants - 1612; Viruses - 0; Other Eukaryotes - 17 (source: NCBI BLink).) — protein MTGKFIDAKFVCTRYGSKKEDIDTGLGTDGFNIPQARKRGRINRSSSKTDCKAFLHVKRRQDGRWVVRSLVKEHNHEIFTGQADSLRELSGRRKLEKLNGAIVKEVKSRKLEDGDVERLLNFFTDMQVENPFFFYSIDLSEEQSLRNIFWVDAKGRFDYTCFSDVVSIDTTFIKNEYKLPLVAFTGVNHHGQFLLLGFGLLLTDESKSGFVWLFRAWLKAMHGCRPRVILTKHDQMLKEAVLEVFPSSRHCFYMWDTLGQMPEKLGHVIRLEKKLVDEINDAIYGSCQSEDFEKNWWEVVDRFHMRDNVWLQSLYEDREYWVPVYMKDVSLAGMCTAQRSDSVNSGLDKYIQRKTTFKAFLEQYKKMIQERYEEEEKSEIETLYKQPGLKSPSPFGKQMAEVYTREMFKKFQVEVLGGVACHPKKESEEDGVNKRTFRVQDYEQNRSFVVVWNSESSEVVCSCRLFELKGFLCRHAMIVLQMSGELSIPSQYVLKRWTKDAKSREVMESDQTDVESTKAQRYKDLCLRSLKLSEEASLSEESYNAVVNVLNEALRKWENKSNLIQNLEESESVTAQDLPIHEEQNNTYDMNKDDNVADTGQEYSLQEVWKVTALQEQRNRYSILDDYLSAQHMSHEMGQINSMASNRNGYCSVHQNIHSLQGQSITHPRLYETEQSSFRPEAMYERLQDMVKDLN, from the exons ATGACCGGGAAATTTATTGATGCCAAGTTTGTTTGTACGCGATATGGAAGCAAGAAAGAAGACATAGATACTGGTTTAGGTACTGATGGATTTAACATTCCTCAAGCAAGAAAACGTGGTAGAATTAACCGGTCATCGTCGAAAACCGATTGTAAAGCTTTTTTACATGTTAAGAGAAGGCAAGATGGGAGGTGGGTTGTTCGTAGTTTGGTAAAAGAACATAACCATGAAATCTTCACTGGTCAAGCTGATTCCTTAAGAGAATTGAGTGGGAGGAGAAAACTCGAGAAACTAAACGGTGCTATTGTTAAAGAGGTGAAAAGCAGGAAGCTTGAGGATGGGGATGTTGAAAGACTTTTAAACTTCTTTACTGATATGCAAGTTGAGaatcctttcttcttttattccATTGATCTCAGTGAGGAGCAGAGTTTAAGAAACATCTTTTGGGTTGATGCAAAAGGTAGATTTGATTATACTTGTTTCTCTGATGTTGTATCTATTGACACTACATTCATCAAGAATGAGTATAAACTGCCTCTTGTTGCTTTTACTGGCGTGAACCACCATGGACAGTTCCTGTTGCTTGGTTTTGGATTATTACTAACGGATGAGTCTAAATCTGGATTTGTTTGGCTTTTCCGGGCATGGTTAAAAGCGATGCACGGATGCAGACCTAGAGTTATACTTACTAAGCATGACCAAATGCTCAAGGAAGCTGTCTTGGAGGTGTTCCCATCTTCTAGACATTGCTTTTATATGTGGGATACTCTTGGCCAGATGCCGGAAAAGCTTGGTCATGTTATCAGACTAGAGAAAAAACTTGTGGATGAGATAAATGATGCTATTTACGGGTCTTGCCAGAGCGAGGACTTTGAAAAGAATTGGTGGGAGGTAGTTGATAGGTTTCATATGAGAGACAACGTGTGGCTTCAGTCGTTGTATGAAGATAGGGAATATTGGGTTCCTGTATATATGAAAGATGTATCTCTAGCGGGAATGTGTACAGCTCAGAGATCAGACAGTGTGAACTCTGGTTTAGATAAATACATTCAAAGGAAAACTACATTTAAAGCATTTCTTGAGCAGTACAAGAAGATGATACAAGAGAGGtacgaagaggaagagaaatcGGAGATTGAGACATTGTATAAACAACCGGGACTTAAGTCACCTTCACCATTTGGGAAGCAAATGGCTGAGGTATACACTCGTGAGATGTTCAAGAAGTTTCAGGTGGAGGTGTTGGGAGGAGTTGCTTGTCATCcgaagaaagaaagtgaagaagatgggGTTAACAAGAGGACTTTCAGGGTTCAAGATTATGAACAGAACCGTTCTTTCGTTGTGGTCTGGAACTCTGAATCATCTGAAGTTGTCTGTTCTTGTCGATTGTTTGAGTTGAAAGGTTTTCTTTGTAGGCACGCGATGATTGTTCTGCAGATGTCAGGGGAACTTAGTATTCCTTCTCAGTATGTGTTGAAGCGTTGGACAAAGGATGCAAAAAGCAGAGAAGTCATGGAATCTGATCAGACTGATGTAGAATCAACTAAGGCTCAACGGTACAAGGATCTTTGTCTCCGTTCTTTAAAACTGAGTGAGGAAGCATCTTTATCCGAGGAGAGCTATAACGCCGTGGTCAATGTGCTGAATGAAGCTTTAAGAAAGTGGGAGAACAAGAGTAACTTGATCCAAAATCTTGAAGAGTCAGAATCGGTTACAGCTCAAGATCTTCCAATACATGAAGAACAGAACAATACATATGACATGAACAAAGACGATAATGTCGCTGACACAGGACAg GAATATTCATTGCAAGAAGTCTGGAAAGTAACTGCTTtgcaagaacaaagaaaccgATACTCGATTCTCGATGACTACCTCAGTGCCCAACATATGTCTCATGAAATG GGACAAATCAACTCGATGGCCTCAAATCGCAATGGATATTGTTCTGTCCATCAAAACATACACTCATTGCAGGGGCAATCCATAACTCACCCAAGGCTTTATGAAACT GAACAATCAAGTTTCAGACCAGAAGCTATGTATGAAAGACTACAAGATATGGTAAAAGACTTGAACTAG